The following nucleotide sequence is from Mesobacillus jeotgali.
TGACCATCCTGTCCTGAAGGATTATCGAACTGAGTCCTTCATGAAGGGAGTCTGTACACTTGCTGAAAAATATAAGCCAGAAATTTTCCTTTATGGAGCAACACCAAATGGAAAGGACCTGGCGAGTGCGGTTGCAACGGATCTAAGTACTGGTTTGACAGCTGATACGACGATGCTTGATGTCGATATTGAGAAAAGGCTGCTCGAAGCCAGCCGTCCTGCTTTTGGCGGAAATATAATGGCAACCATTCTATGTAAAAAACACAGGCCGCAAATGGCAACGGTACGGCCTAAGGTGATGAAAGCCCTTGAAACAGATGAAGGCAGGAAGGGAGTCATCATTGAAGAAGAGCTAGAACTTCGCGAAGAGGATATGCGCACAAAAGTGCTTAAAATTGTGAAGGATGTAACAAAAAAAGCAAGCCTTGCTGAAGCCCATGTCATCGTGGCTGGCGGAAAAGGACTAGGCGATATCCAGGGATTCCAGCTAATTCATGAGTTAGCGGAAGTTATCGGTGCAAGTGTTGGAGGTACAAGGGATGTGGTTGAGGCAGGATGGCTGAAGCATGAGCAGCAAATAGGCCAGACTGGCGAGACTGTCACTCCGAAAATCTATTTTGCGATCGGTATTTCAGGGGCAATCCAGCATGTCGAGGGGATGAAAAACTCTGAGCTGATCATTGCCATCAACAAGGATCCAAACGCTCCAATTTTCGATGTAGCCACTTATGGCATTGTCGGGGATGCCTTAGAAATTGTACCGAAACTGATCAAGCAGTTCAAGGAGCTCAGCAAAGAGAAGGGCGGGGAAATGAGCTATGTCTGAAAAATTTGATGTAATCGTCGTAGGAGCCGGCCCTGCTGGAACGTCATGTGCATACAACTGTGCCAAAAACGGACTGAAAGTATTATTGATAGAGCGTGGTGAATACCCGGGATCGAAGAACGTCATGGGCGGAGTTCTTTACCGTAAGCAAATGGAGGATATCATTCCGGAGTTCTGGAGAGAAGCCCCTCTCGAAAGGCCGGTTGTTGAGCAGCGATTCTGGATGATGGATAAAGAATCGGTTGTCCAGTTTGGTTATAAAGGTCTCGAATGGGCGGTTGAACCATATAATAAC
It contains:
- a CDS encoding electron transfer flavoprotein subunit alpha/FixB family protein; this translates as MEENQGVWVFIEVNDGKIEGVSLELLGAGRKLADKLEVPLSGVMLGEGVMPLANEVIYAGADQVYVVDHPVLKDYRTESFMKGVCTLAEKYKPEIFLYGATPNGKDLASAVATDLSTGLTADTTMLDVDIEKRLLEASRPAFGGNIMATILCKKHRPQMATVRPKVMKALETDEGRKGVIIEEELELREEDMRTKVLKIVKDVTKKASLAEAHVIVAGGKGLGDIQGFQLIHELAEVIGASVGGTRDVVEAGWLKHEQQIGQTGETVTPKIYFAIGISGAIQHVEGMKNSELIIAINKDPNAPIFDVATYGIVGDALEIVPKLIKQFKELSKEKGGEMSYV